The window TGATAGATAGGGGTCAAGTACAAAGAGCTTTCCTGAATTTGCCACCCAGATACAGTGCACTGCTGCACAAGTTTCACTGTCACACCTTTGCTCTAAAACAGAGGTTTCAGCACATGTTGGTTCTAATCCTTCTTTCACTGAAGCCAGGGGCAGAATTCTGtcctcccctccagcagcaACAGCCGTTCCACTGCTTCCTGGGCTAATGTCTAGAGTCAGTGCAGAGCTAAGTTAGTGGCTGATTTCAAGAGAAACATGAGCAGTAAATTGCTCACTTCAACTCAATAATGCAGACACTCCCAGGTCAGTATTTATCTGGATAACATTTGAGCTATTCTGATGACAGAAGCAGCTTGACTTTGTCCCTCTCAGAAGAACAGTATCCAGTGGCACAAAAAGCACCTCAGAAGGCTGTTGCCACTTCCCTGCAACCTGCATCTTAAGAACAACTGCATGGCAGTTCTGAGTTAAGAAGATCCACTAGACATCCAGGCAATGTTTACTGGTGGAAATCCAGCAGTGAAGGATGTGGACTTTACAGTTGCTCTTGCCAGCAAAGGCGCTGGAGCAAACTTTGCTTTAAACCCCACAGCAAACAAGACTGCTGCCAGGAAGCTGTGCactctttttttaaactgctgtACACCAGCTAAGGCCTACAATGTGCTGGTTCACCATCACGATAAGGAAATACAGTTATCAACTTCACCTTCTTACCTGATTCTTTAAAGAAGTGTCTGCATGAGCTTGAAGCAGTAGAGGAATAACTGCCTGGTTGTTCATTTTACAAGCATAGTGAAGTGCTGTGCTTCCTGACTAAAGGGAAACAGAAGCAGATGAACTTTAGTTCTATTACTTCTTCAGTAAATTATAGGTAAGTATGACTACCTAAGTACTACTACGATGCCTTAGCAGCTTCCCCCTAACACCTGTATGCAAAAGACATGACACTACACAACAAAAAGATACATTTGTGTAAGAGCAACAGGAACAAAAAATCATTTCTTCCCTGGGATGCAGAAGCTAGAACAGGTCTGTCATCTTCAGCAGGAGGCCAACAGTTCTTTACTAAAATCAGAGGATTACACAATCTTGATCTCAACAGCTATGTCTTAAGCAGTACTGTCTTTTTCACAGTTCAGTTTTAGAACTTGGTTGCTGCTGGAATTGGGTGTTATCCTTTTCTACATTAGAGTAGGGGAGCTGTCTTCCACACCCAAGTAGGGCAGTGGATACTGAACTCCACAAATGGCAGATCAATGCACTCTGAAGACCAAGAGAAGACACAGGGTTTAGCATTGTGGCATGGTCTTTGCCATCATATCTGCTCCAGTCCAATACAGTTCATAAATAATTATAAACTCAGACCCTTATATCACTAGAATCTTTATAGGATCAAGTATTTAATATGTAAGTGTCTCATCCAGCTTGCCTGGATTCTTTTAAGATGGCATTGGTCAGAAAGGGGAAATTAGTTGGTCAGTggagaaatatttctgtgtacATCTCAAAACCACTGCCTAAGTGTTGAGGAGAAACACTGAATCTTCCTAGTGCATGACAGTCAGTTCAGTCCTAGATCTTACTCTGAAAGCAGGACTCTGGTGCTGGAAGATTTGTAAGTTTATTTGTATTGTTGCATACATAAGAAACACATCTGCATTTGTATAAACCCACTTACAAAGTCTGTAGCATTAACATCAGCTCCAGATCTAAGCAACATCTTGATCagattttcattctgtttagTCTTTGAGACCTGTTTGGTACAAGGGAAGGAGTAATACAGTAAGACAGTCCATCTGCATATAGTACAAAGTAGATTATGGCTAAATGCTGTATAATTTCCTAAAGGAAATTCGCTTCTGCAAATGCCAGACTGAAGCAGTGATACAGTTCTGTGGCTTCACTAGCTATAGTCATAACAAAATCCCTGCTTCTTCTGTTGCTTTCCATCagtctttgctttaaaaaagcagtCTATATCCTATACAGGTTCCTGGCCTGAAATACTGCCATGAGAAAGGTGataagaggaaaggaaaaggtacagggtttttcctgctttcacCCAGACTCACCATAAGAAGATATCCAATAAGCATCACTGGCATGAGGATAATGATGAGCACGTAGTCAAGGAAGGTAAACCTTTTTCTCACAGCATAATGCAGACAAGTGCGGTCCTTCTAAAACGCAACATAACTCTGATTAGTACCAGATTCAGTGATCTGATTATTCTTATTTAATATTGACAATAGTAGACCATTTTATATTTCATAGACTTTCTTTTCGGTTATctactggaaatattttctgattttcaggCAGA of the Melopsittacus undulatus isolate bMelUnd1 chromosome 4, bMelUnd1.mat.Z, whole genome shotgun sequence genome contains:
- the ANKRD22 gene encoding ankyrin repeat domain-containing protein 22 isoform X2, producing MLEPICQAAYNNDFSEVQFLLERDSNCLNIQDSFSGDTPLICACKQGNNRIVSYLLKRNADVNLRNKKDRTCLHYAVRKRFTFLDYVLIIILMPVMLIGYLLMVSKTKQNENLIKMLLRSGADVNATDFSGSTALHYACKMNNQAVIPLLLQAHADTSLKNQDGETPLDIARRLQFHNIESMLRKNS